Part of the Rissa tridactyla isolate bRisTri1 chromosome 3, bRisTri1.patW.cur.20221130, whole genome shotgun sequence genome, ACTCTTAAGACCTTTTTTCTTCACGAACTTTTCAGTACTGTAAAACTGTTGTCTATTTCCAATTGAAGTCTCTTGAAACACCTCCAAAGCAAACTAAAACTGGAAACCCTATCCatcacagaaatacagatttaaaaagagaagaaagtaactTTAGATTTTTCTATTTCTAGCTTTCCTCCCCGAAGTGCactgtgtgtgtggcttttcttAAGAAGAAGGATTAATAGGGAAAGTGCGCTTACTAAAATCTCAGGCTTTTGTTAAAGTGGTCAGAATGCATGAAATGGAAATGAGATCGACATTGACAGCTTGAATCGGTAGCATCCATAACTAACTTGCAAGTGGGGTGTGTGTTGCCAATCTCATCAGTGCTTGCCCTAATCTTCATACAGTAGCTAATTAATTTCTTCTAGTGATTAACCTTATTTCAGAGGTCTGGTCTCAGCATATCTATTTGCCAGATAGGAGGTGCATCGCCACTGGACTTGCTTGCATTCCATTGAAtacagaggtttttttcaaagatttcttcccctcctgcctaGCTGTTCACTGTCAACCTCTACTCATGGAATATTAAGTCTTGAAGGCAGAATACAAGATTAAGATAAACTTGTATTGATTTTCTGCATTCATCAGTAGGATTGTTCACACAGGGTGGTATAGAAAGGtgcctgtttaaaaaacaataaaatgccTGTTTGACCTCTGTCTGTTGATTCTTGAGCTTTCTTTAAATTTGAAAACCATATAAAGTTTCTAGGAATGTAGCTTAATACCAGGCACACCAGGTGTGGGAGGGCTGAAAATCTACTGCTCAGTTTTGTTACTGACAACTGCTGGAGTGGAAACTTCATCTTTTATATGTGTAGACTCTGGTTTATATGTTGAAAAGATATTTCTGCAATGCTTTCCCTCCTGTGCATAATtggttataatttattttattttttatgtattattttacaAAAACACTTGCTTGTTCTTTAACAGGCATTTGCAGTTGGAGGTGGTGATGTTACTTGTATTTGTATGATGCGCTTCAGTCATGTCAGTAAGGGAGACCGAAACCTTTCTATTTACCACATCAGAGGTTAACCATCTTGAGTGACATTGGCAAATACCAAGTTTTCTGTAGTTTTACACTAAGGAGATTATTGCTTAAATTACAGCAGGTCGCAATAAAGTTGTTGGAAGCCAAATAATAAGAACTCTGAGAACTATTTTTGATTTTTGAGTTGTGCGAATTGTCATGGCAGTTAAATGACTACAGAAAACTAAATCTtcgtgtcgtggtttgggctgggccaGCCACTAAACAAGCAGATTCTCTCTTTAAATACCAGTGTGATAGTGtccatttttctgcaaaatatagtGAAAAAACTTTCCAGATGTCATGTAGTTCTGTAAGGATGCATCTAgtgaaaaatactgtaaatgaagttgcctttttttctttaggatccaaggggggggggtgtgtgtgtatatacgcacatacgtgtgtgtgtgtatataagaTCCCTTAAGTAGGGAGAAAAGCATATGATGTAGTTTTTATTTTTGGGttggaagacatttttcatttattcttatATTCCCTTAAAGACACTAAAACAATTTGAATGCCTTCAGTTGATAATGCAGCACCTTGAAGTAAGCAGAGCAGAAATTTTCCTATGATGCGTTGAGGGCTGTGTGCCTGTATCTCTTCTTTGGGTGGACGTGGGCTGAATTTAGAACCTCTCCAGGGGATTAAGGTTTTTCAGAGAAACTTAAAAACGCTCAGTCCCCCAAAAAGTGAAGCTGCTGTTTGTGTGACCTAGCTAAAACATTGAGGAACTTACCAGCTCCATGAAGAGGCAGTGCTTTACCCCATTCAGAAAAGACATCTCTTGACTGAGATGACAAATTAGGTCATGCACAGCTTTGTAACAACAGGCTCTAAACACTGTTCTGGACAGAATAAGTGTGGTTTTAATACATGTAGCAGGTAGAATGAGAATAGTGCGATGGTTGGCATACAGCTCTAGTCCGAGTGCTAGCCCCTCTCACAAGAGGATCCTTGCATTGGGAGTTGCGGGTGTAGGTCTCTCTTCCCTTTCGGGTGACTTTCCTAGAGGACAGTGCAGAGAAGTGCTGGAACTTCAGAGGAGCATCACAATGATACAGATCAGCAAGAGGCAAATTAAAATCAGGCAGAAATTCACAAAGAGCTCTTGGAGCCTTTGGCGTGCTTGTGGATTGACCTCAATAGTTGAGGCTCTCCTCAGAGCAGAGCGGGTTATGTATTGGACCTTCTCCATGGCAACGAGAAAGCAGAGGGCACAAATCAGAGGTTTTAGGAGGGCAGGAAAGAAGAAGAGTTGTCAGGAACAGTGCGAAGTGCctattatcttctcttttttgttttagacAGCCTTTGTggagctgggaaagcaggaaagtGAAGAGTTAGAAATGCTGAAGTAAAGAGTTTTGATGAGTGCAAATGGAGACTGTTTTAAAGTTCCAAAAAGCCTGAAGTAAACAGGTTGCCTTTACaatgtttttactttaaaacagGTTTTATGCTGTATTGTGCTTCTCCTCCTGAAGGCTACTGAGCATTTGTTTCTTAGCAGTGGTGAGGAATGGTAAAATGGAAATTGTGGATACGTGGGATTTACTCAATCATTGCTTTAGATCCTAATCTTTCCATCCTTGGTGGAAAGGCCATGGAtgatttccctccctcccaccccttctTTAATTGTTCAAGCACATGTGAAAGCCTGATGATATAGCTAGACTCACAGACCTTTCAGCCAGGAGATCTGGAGATTGCTGCTGCCGGTTAGTGACCCGGGCAGATTATCTGATTTACCAGTATCTTAgttgggaagggaggaaaagaaatcttgtTGAAGCATTTCCATTCCAAGTAGAAATACTTTAAGGTGTGCAATTAAACTCCGTGCATAACTGCTATAGGGAATTTTAGTAGTCAACAGACAAAGCAGAATAAggactaaagatttttttttaatatatagatgTGGGACTATGTGTTACAAAATGTAGGTGCAAAGGCAGAGGACTGCGATGAGGAACAAAGTAAAGTATGTATGTAACTTTGTCTCTTAAGTGAATACATTGTTCCAAGTATACCGCCCCCTTTTTAATGTCAGATGGAAGCACAGGATGTCAATTGTCTTAAAACTCCCAATAAGTAGTTATGGTGTAAAACCCTCCTGTATGAACCTTCCATGGGAAGAGGCTGGCTTTGATGTACGCTTGCTTAACGCGTAGTGGGGTAGATTCTGTAGGTGCTATTGCAATGTGGAAAATCGGGTTTTAAGATGATGATGATATATGCGTGTCTCAAACTGCTCCTAAAGCTTCGCTTGCCACTAGATGTTTTACGAACGTGTATCATGATATCTTTGACAGGAGGCTTCTCCTTGTcatatctctttcttttttttttttttcaataaatgaaaTTCCTGTCTACTCATATATGCCACATAAAAGAAAACCATTGCTTAGATATCTGCCATCTAAATTATATGAAGATCCTGACTGAATCGGGGATACTTTGTTGTCCACAAATTTGTCTTTAGATGGCCTAAAATGGAAAAccttaaaatgaaacagaagtgtCTTTCAGACTCTTCTTTTTTTAGTCTCTTCACATGGGTCTGTAGATTCAAATAGTGCTGTATGAGTAGAATACCTGTGCTTTCAGTGGCAATGTTGGTATTtaaaaagagacttttaaaagaaaccagaTTACACATGGATATTGTAATACCTTTAGGTGGTTCCATGTGATGACATCTCCTCCGAAAATTGAACTTCAGATTTTGTTATGATGTTTTGAGCTATAGTTGATCTTAACTTTAttgcaaataaaacacaaaccagGAACTTACTTTCATAGTGACTgtaatttttcagctttgtttgaCTTTATGCTGTAGCTGTTTTCATCTATTTAAGCAGTTAAAGTGCTTGCCAAGTATATTCTGCTTAGCTCTTTGCTGATCACTGTCTGTCCCAAGTGCAGTAAAAGCAAGACATACACGGGAATTCTCAAGTGGCTTGGCTGACGGCACATTCATTCTCCCAGCCCAGTACAGACTGGGGTGCATTAGGCTGTTCATCCTCTTCTAGACAAAGCACAGTAGGTGAACCACTAACGGATTTATGCGAGTACAGAAAGGTTTGAGTAATTAGCTTGTGTGATGGACACTGCACAGAGAACAGTATTTTCTGAGGATGACTTCATCACAACTCACtatgtctttttttaatgcagggtGCGTGCAACCTGTGGGCTTTGGGTTGTGCGTGACCTGCTGCAGCAACATAACTGTCTCCTTCCTGGCTGCCCTCAGACGGGCTGGAGCAGCATGAGTTTTTACCTGCATATATGCACAATAAGTCCATTTCTGTCTACGGCATTAGATTTACATTATTTTACATATGCAAGCAGCTGCACTGCTGTGCTGTTGCATATGTTTCACTTGTATGACTCCAGGGGCAGGACCTGGGGCTCTGAAGTGCTTCTGTAAAAGGCAATATTAGCTGGTTGGGCATCTTAGATGCAATGAGAACACAGGTGAGGAGAGATGGTGAAATCTcttgggaagggagaaaaaattaTTCTTGCCTTTAGAATGGGTGAGGGATGTTTCTGAGGGAGCAGACAATAGGTCAGAAGGCTCAATCGAGCTGTCACACTGATATTAGCTGTTTGAACATACATTGCCAGACAGGCGATAAGAAAGGatcttaaaaaaaggaaggtagTGGAAGTTAAAATGTCTACCTTTTATGGCTAGAAAACGGTAGGAGGGATCAGAAAGGGTCAAAATAGAGTAACCTGGTTTTCTTGATTTAAAAGCTCATATGGAATTGGAAATTTCCAACACACCTACATGTTGTTTTACCTACTAAGCCTGTTTGTGGGAGGAGTTTTCTtatcagcaaagaaaacaaattctgtgTCTGTATTTCAACAAGTTTGTCTTTACAAGTGCATGGCTTCAACTAATAAACACATACCTTGCTTGTTAATCCTCCATGGCGCTGTCACCCACCTAAAGTGTGCATAAAGAGAAACAGGATTCAGTAACACAGCTGCATATGGGTGGCTATCAAGGTCAAAATGGACAGcctgaaaaataattacactgAAATGAGGGCTTATCATTACCACAAATAGTAGCTATTCTCTGCTGTTTAGACCCTGGCTGTGTTTTAGGTCAATATTTGGAAGTATTATGCATGCACGTACCACTTCTTGAAAGGAAAGAGCAACAAAAGGGCAAGGTATAGttgacctttttttaaaaatcaaatggtATTGCACTCATGTGTGACAAGACCAGGTATTGCACAAGAGAAACTGTTAGCTGCATTGCTGTACAGTTGTGTGTTTAATACAGTGTTGTTAATGGACTGGAAAGGCTTGTCTTATGCATAGCGCGAATCTGCAGGAAGCAGTCACGTGGCTGACCCCATATGTTACTGTGTAGGGCGTACCCTATACCTGGTGCCCTAGAATGAGTCACCGATCACAGTTATTGCTTCCTTCTGCACTGACATGTGACTGTTTCCCTGATTCGTATTAggttatttttatctttgttccTGGGTGTCCTTCACAATGAGAGGAGGTATGTGACCAAAGTGAAAACCGTGGGCCGCGCTTGTTCCTGGTGCAACTGCATTGACTACATTGAAGTCACACAGGATAAATTTGGCTCCTTTGGAAATGCCACAGCAATTTTAGATACAGCCTGTTTCCTGTCATATGTTTACTAAATGCAGCAGTGATATCAGTGGAATAGAAGAGGTTTGACATGTTTGATTTGTTGCTCTCCCATACGACCAAGTGAAGCCCTGAAAAGGCATTGTTAAAAAGTAATATTGCATAACAGTGTATTGCATAGATTTTTACAATATGTCCCCAAAACTCAGTAATTCGGTTTCATCCATtgaaaagaaatatcttaatAACCATAAACATAGTGATGCAAAAAGTACCATCAAGTTATGTGATCCTTGGTCTAGGTCATGTTTAGAACTGTTACCAAAAATTACCTGGCCTAAGAAATTCCTGTAGCTGTTTGTATGAGCAGTATGACACTCTTAGGCAGGAAGAGGCATGTTCACAGGAGGTAAGTTTAAAGATTTGTGTGTATAGTGACAAGGCAAAGAAGAACTCTGCATGCAGGACTAAATGCAGTGAGTTAAATTGAACCTGGAGCCCTTTGTCACCATTGTCTGTGTATTCTGTGGCACCCACAGGAGAGGATATTGTGGAGTTCTAAAGCTGTGCCTGTGCACAGCAGCTACAATTGATGTGTAGGCATGCTTGACTGTCCTGTGTTAATGTATCGATCTTATTCCAAGTTGCATTGCTTTGTTCTGAACCCTGCTGTAAAATTACCTCCTCATCGGCGGTGTGGAGTCACTGCGGTTGAGACCTCCAAGTCTGAAAATCCTCCTTTTTCATATGAGGAAGATGAGGGGTAAGAAGCAAGCGAAGAAGGAAGCAGTCTGAACTATCTCTAGAGACCTTTAGAGTGTCTCAGTGCTGACAGTTTAGTTCAGTAAGTAAAAATTTCTATTGATGAAGTAGAAGTTGCTTACAGGTTTTCCAGTATAGAAGTGATTTATGAAGGTAtgtcataattttttatttttgttctttataaaaaaaaaaaaatagtatggaGGTGACTTGCTAGGATTTACCCcaatggttggattttggatttacCTATGCTAGGGGTGCACAATTCTGTTGCTTATTCTGATTTTAAGCTGAGAGTTGCACTAGGCAATTGTGTCAGTGAAGAAGGGTATTAAGGGTATTAGCCAATTCAACAACTTGACTGCAGAAAAaagaatgttgatttttttttttttaaaatttgttttaagaagaaagtgtaaaaggaaagaaagaactggatgacagaaaaaaaggcCGGGATGGGTGAAGGCAAGAATGCAGACAATAGTACAGGAGAGGACAGCagagggaggaaagcagaagaagaaaatgaacagaggaagagagaggagtgtGGAAAAAGAGCAAGGAATTGTgcaaggggaaagagaagactaCAGTTGGAATATATTGTCATTGAAGAGCACTAGAGACTGACTTGTCAATCACatgcagaaaacatttccttgaGATGGGGGAAGAAGCAACAATTCAGCTCACAGAGTATGAGAAGTGCTAGTAACAGGAAAAGCAAACTCATTTTATCCTTTTTACCATttgttttaaagtctgttttGTACTGAAGTGTCAATATTTTTCATTGTATAGGAGAGGATAGGAGAAGGTTCACACTTTaatttagattcttttttttttcctacccctcTTATTAATTCATTCCTCTTACAATCTTCCTTTTGATTAGCTTTGATGTTCTCAGTGTTTCAGATGCAAGACTGCCAGTAAGAGCCTTTACTGGTGTTTCAGGTCTATGAGAATGTGACAGGTACAGAAATTAACACTGATGAGTAGTTGAACATGCCTGGTTTGGCATTTTGTTCTTTGGAAGTTACCCACCTACCATGTGGATTTTTCTGTGTGCTGGCCCGTAAGAGTAGTCTGGGAGCTAAAGCTTTCGGCTAGTTTGTAACTCTGGGTTAAATTCCCAGCAACTGCTGCAGGAAGGTGCAGCGAGACCTTGGGCAGGTACTTCAGCCTCTGTACTCATCTGTTCCCCTAATCAAAACAAGACATTTAATAACTGTATACTTTTTCCCATCTGTTGGTATGATTTGCCTTTTACATAGTAACTTTATTTTAGGAAATTAACTCCTTCCTCCACTGCATGCATGGAGTAGCTAACATCTTGTAGTTTCAAGTTGGGTTTTAGGTTCTGGTGGTTCATATGACGCTGTTTATTAACAGGAAATGGGTTAAGTGCAATTTGAACtgtagtaaaaattaaaatacatctaGTATGTGTAAAAGGTAGAAGGGGATGTTGCAAGTTGTGTTTTTAACCTTCTTTGCAGCTCAGGGGACAAGGAAATGGCATTGATTGAAAGAAGAATATAGTAGATAAATTCAACTTCTGAGAAGTAACTTGATGACAGGAAAGTCCCCTTAAGCCATGTATCGATCTCTAGAAAGCAAAAGCAACCTTCCAGTTCTAAAGTGTTTTGTAGTCTAGGGAACATAACATTACTTTCCTGTGGGATGTTTTGTTTCTCCAGTTGGGGTACTTTTCTATTTCTAAATCAAATTAttcttaaagcaaataaaaagctgCTATTTAGCTCTGTAGGTGTATCCCGTGCGTTTTTGTTTGCTGATAGTCTGAAAAAAATCGGTGAAAATCACCTTTATGCTCTCTGATTACAAACTGATTTTAGTGAGTTTCATATTGTACAATGAAGATGCTATATTCCTAACCTCTTCAGAGGATGAGAAATGaatgcaaatttttaaaatagaaaagtggTATATACATAAAACTGAATCTAAATACAAATAATATAGTTGTCTTGGCAAATGAGTGCttaaaaaagggcagaaaattgttatttgctgtaaattaaatgcagtatttcacaTCTGATTTGTAACATTTATCACCTGCTATGTAGCACGTGCTTCTGTCGTGACTGTTGGTTGTTGTTACTCAGGGTTTGGATGTCTGTGACATGAGATGTTATCGGTGTGAAATTTTTAGGTTTAACTTAACAGCTGAACCACACTGTCATCTACTTTAAATTACCTAACTCTGTGATGGGATAGAATTAAGATAAACAGGTGTCTATCCTGCTGTAGCTATGGATGCATTCCAGTAAAGAGCTGCCTACAGCAGTTAAGTTTCCATGTGTATCTTCAATCTGTGTGTGTATGCGtaaactctgtatttttaaaggtgcGCGTATGCAGTGTATGTGTTAGGAGAGAAGGACTTTCTGTGGTAGAATAAACCCAAACTCCTCTCTTCACTTGAAACTACATTTTATGTTACTttagccttgaaaaaaaaataaatctatatggCTGTCTCAGAATCGTTTTGCTCATCGTAGGCATTGGTTTGAAGGCACTGGGAGGTGTGAAGTGCTGCTTCTACCTACTGGAAACAGCTTCTACAGAACTTCATAACAGGTTGTTTGCCTTAGGAGGAAAAGGACATCCAGATACTTCCAGTACTTGTCTATTCAAGACTGGCAGAAGGCTGCTGAGCACAAAAGCAAGCACctgcatatattttttcctgatgcCTACGagtcagtaataaaaaaaaataaattaggtgTGTCTGTTCAATAACAGGGAAAACACACCTCACAAAATTAAGGTCTATATAAAGTCTGTCTTTTCTAAAACCAGAACCTTAAGTAGACATAAGTAGTAAGGTATAAATTGATGGAAGAGGGGAACGTGATTGTAAGGACGAGAAATTTCTTGGAGACTTACATATTAATGAAtcatattccttttaaaaatatttgtatatctGAATATTAAAATGTCCTGTATGTGACATGTTCCTGTTTAAGATGCGCtcttttttgtttgcagtgaTTTTAAAGCtgaggttgtgttttgttgtACAGTGTGTACACACTTCCCTTAGTTGGAAATAAATTGATTACTTTTTGCATTCAAAATTCAGTTCATGATGTTACAAATCCTAGGTAAATTATTTATCTGTTACTAGAAGCATTCTAGGACAAGTTTGGCAGTTACAATGACCAGCAGgagaaaataaacctttaaagaaattcacagaaaaaatactgtatgAATTCTGTATCTTCAACTGCAGTTTGAGTAACATAATACAATTATGTATTAATACAATTATGTATTAATAAGCcgctaaattttttttaattaagagtacTTTTTCATCACAGAGCAAAAAAAGGTTTGTTCTCTCAGCATGTTGGATCGGAAAAATGCTTCTCTGAGTTAAATGGTGAAAGAGCTTTCTCTGGATAGGCAGCTTTGTGGAAACAAAAGCGTGTCTACAAAACTTAAAGTGAATTACTCTTTTTGTGGATTTTGTGttataaaaccaaaacccaaacatattAAATTTGAAAGAGAGACAAAGGTCtgaggaaaataatgaaagcttCTCACCTTCTGGTGTAATGCTACCTGTATAAATCATCCTACTTAAGGACAGCTAGCGTCCCACCAGCATGTAGAAAAATCTCAGTTGCCTTTATTGTCCCTAAAATATGTCCCCCGCAGCATGATATTTTCGACTCAGAGATGAAATGcctgcattttcatattttttgataaaaaataataaccagCTGTTAATTTGAGTAGAGGAGTTTTTGTAGAAAACTACACCTAGACTGCTTTGCTGTAAGaattaaaagcataaaagaagAGAGAGGTTCCTTACCTCTGGCGTGACTGTTAGTGAAGCAGAGAGGAgcctgctcagggctgtgggAAGTGTCTGTAGATCTCTGGCAACTTGTCCGAGTCTGTGACTAAGTTGTGGGAACAATTGAAGtaagttgaggggaaaaaataacaaaagtttCAGAGGCAGGACTCCCAGTGTCATTCAGCAGCTCACAAATTGTGATTGGTCCCATTTCTGCCTTCTGACACAGGCAGTTGCTCCTCTAAACTTGTTCACAGCAGTAATATATTAAACATGGGCAACATCTTTCCTCTGGTGAAGGGAACTGTGTGCCAAGGAGACCACCTGCGCAGCCACAGGATGAAGGAATCTGGGAAGCGGCACTCTTCAGTGGGGTAGCGAAGGGAGCTGCTTGCTTACAGCCTGACTTTTCTTAAACAAGAACTTAAATGGGAATTTTTTCACGGAGCTGCTTTTGGATGTGCTGCTCTTGCTACAGTAATGTTTATTCAtcgtaaaaaaatgtaaatctctTGTGTGGGTGAACACATTTCACATGGGCTTTTGACTTGGAATGATTTTCTTTTGTACAAGGGGTTTCTTAAACTACACTTTCAGCATATATCATTTTGATAATTTTGTTATGCTGTAAACTGAATACCAGCTGTGTATGATGTGTGTTTTCCAGTGCTtgaactgaagtaatttttctgtatttcaagctTCTACCAACCTTTCAAGTTAATTTGTGGgtcagaggattattttttttttcccccaaataaaatCCATCTCACATAAGTTAATCTTTAAAACACCCCCcgcctttttccttcccctcctttccccgccccccaccccccgctccctGCCTTTTGTGGCTGGAAACTATCCAAGTGATTTTTGAGACCCCCTTCTGTTTGTTTGGATAGGAGTAGCAGCTGGATGGATAACTTTGCAGGTTATCTTACGTATATTATCCTGTGTTGGGAAATGACAAATGAGACCACAGTGCATATATGGAGTAGGTTTTGTGCGTCTGGGAAGTGGAGGATTTACTTGGATGTGAAAGGACTGAAGTATTGAGGTGTGTGAGCATCCAGCATCAGGCTTTGTACGTGGATGCTACTGACAGCACGTGCCTTTGCCCAATATTTGGAAATTGCAGGCAAAAATGCAAAAGCTCAGCCTAACTCTGAACACTTAGAGATCCAGTTTTGACAATAATAGTTTAACATATATTAGTGCTTGGCTTTGAGCAGGAAACCAGACATGGTGGTCTTTTTTtagtttggggtggtttttttcattccccTGCTGTGATACAAACCTGCAAACCAGGGACAAAAAGACGTTGGAGGTGATGTACCACCTTGTTTCAAATTGAGCtctatttttagttttgtaaatAAGGTTTAGTTCTTCTGCAATGTTGGTTACAACATAGTTGAAGTTAGAAACTCAGTTTTAATATAATAAATCTACCTGTGTTATCCTTTAATATCAAATGCAGGAAATATAGGGTCACATATTTCAGTTGGAAGCTAACTGAATATCTCCACAGTAAGGAGTGATAGTTCTTTACCAGTGCAGAGGGTTTCATAATTTACTTATAATGGCATTATTAACATTATAAATCTATCGCAGTCAAGCAAACTGTGTTTGGCCTTTTTATGAGGGAAGTTTCGTGTTTTTATTGCATGCTGTCATCCAGCAAAAGTACTGTTATCATTgcattgtttgctttttataaGATGTAATGTGAAACTGTTACTATTGAAATTCACCCCATACTTTGTTATTAAAGTCCAACGCCCAGCACTGCAGTAGCTGCAATGCGAGTTCCTCCCTTTTACTAAGTCACTGTAAAATTGTCATGTTATTTAGTTACTCTACCCCaaattctcagcttttttttgttAGTGAATTGGACCTAAAATCATCATTTAGGCGCTATTTAGAAATGAGATGCCTTAAAAGAATGCTGATTTTGTTTGTGAGCTGCTGATGCAGTCATAGCTTAGCCACCTCCTTAAAGAATGATACTTAAATATGCAAAGTAAGGCATTAGTTAAAATAGTAGTATTTCATTAGAAATATAATGCATGCCTTCTGTATATGTCTAACTCAGATAAGAGattttaatatggaaaatattaaataacaataATGTACACAAAATCAGACCACAGGGATGTTGTAGATCTTGGTGTTGATGTTGTTTCTCTGACAACAAGCCTGTTTGGGTACCTTCTCTTGAGAACATATTTCTGCTTCAGTTTAGTATCACTCCATTGTGTAATTCCAGGGACTTTAGTGGGCTTCTGAGGCAGATGCCAAAGTGCTGCTCACAGGATTTGTCAATCTGAGAGGTACAGACAGTATATATGAGTGCATCATTATACTGTTTGCTTCACCTCAGGGTGAATGGGTCCAGACATCCATGGatatcagaaaggaaaagatttaaaaagggAATCTGTGTTGGAGGTTCTGGtctgctttattttgttctggGGAACAAAAATGTGCAGCTGTTGCTTGCTTGACCTTAAATGGAGATGATCTGGGCTTTCTCCAGTGGGATTAGAaatctgccaccagagcatgttTCTTCTCATAAATTTATTTAGAGATCCGGTTGATGTTTGGGATAGTGTCCAAAAAGAGACATGTTATACTTCAGCATACCAGctcctttatttaaataataattataagACTTCTATTCACATTAGTGATAATTTCCTGgactatttttgccttttatgtCTTAGCTTTTAAAATTCCAGCTGTAGACACTGGCCACCCGTAAAATCTGTGTCATGAGCTTGAAATGTCAGTATCTGGTCTGTTAATAATCCATGACTCTGCATACAAATGAACTGTTATCCGAGCTCAATTACTCATAATACACAAGGAAAGAAATTCACCAGTAAGTCTGAGTACTCTGGTTGGCGCATTATTTCATGATgctgctgcagttttc contains:
- the PLN gene encoding cardiac phospholamban, encoding MEKVQYITRSALRRASTIEVNPQARQRLQELFVNFCLILICLLLICIIVMLL